From the Candidatus Delongbacteria bacterium genome, the window CGCCGCTATCGGCTGGGCCAGTACGAGAGCGCGGCCACGCTCTTCGAGGAACTGGCGCTGGACGACGTGGAGCTGGCGGAGAGTTACGGCGGGCTGGGCTGGTCGCGCCTGCACCTGCTGAATCCCGCCGGGGCGCGGCAGGCCTTCCAGAGCAGCCTGGTGGGCGACGCCGACTGGCTGGACTCGCGCGCCGGCGAACTCTTCGCCCTGCGCGACGCCGGGGCCGCGGCCGACGTGCTGCTGAACCGGGCGCGCTCCATGCTGCAGGCCGGGCCCGCCTGGCGCTTCCAGCACGAGCAAAGCGTTGACTGGCAGGACGTCCGCGTGCTGACGGCCCAGGTCTTCTACTACACCCAGCGCTTCGATTCCTGCTTGACCCAGTGCCTGGCTGTGGACAACTCCATCGCCCTGACCCGGGGCGACACCTTAAGCTGGCAGGGGGCTCCCACCTTCGAGACGGCCCTGCTGCGCGAAGTGGAGCGCCTGGGTGAATGGGTGGCGAACTGAGCCCGGCGGTTTTTCGGGTTTGAATTGGAATGACTTTTGCAAACTTGCCGCCGATCAGCCCAGGCTGATGGGTATTTCACGATTTCCCGGCAAAAGGCGCTGGACGGCTGTCTGAAGGTTCAGACCTTCCGTAAACATTTCGGCCCCACAGACCCGGGCACCTCAGACTTGGCCTGGACCATAACCGGAGGATGGCATGAGGAATCTGCTGCTAGGATTGGTCTGTGCGAGCAGTCTCCTGGGTGGGACGGCGCAAGCGGCGACAAACGACATCATTGAGCTCGGCGTGGGGATCCGCTATTTGTTCGACAGCGGGTTCTACAAGGCCGACAACAAGGATGTGGACTACGATACGGACGTGTTCCCCCTGGTCGGGGACCAGGCCATGGGCTTTGGACTGAACACGGCCCTGGGGCACCGCTTCGATTCCCGCAAGGGGCCCTTCGAAGTGCTGATCAAGTACAACTACAGCACCAGCCCGGCGGACGACAAGTCCGTCGACTTCACCACCAGCGCGGGCAGCTTCACGGCCAACGTGGAAGGGTCGCTGGACCAGCACGACCTGCTGCTGGCCTTCCGCCTGCCCGCCACGCTGATGCCCCTGCCGGTGCTGAACTCCAAGTACCTCTACTACGACCTGGGCATGGGCGTCAGCACCCTGTCCTACGACTATGAGCTGAAGAGCCTGGGCGTGACCCTGGCCGAAGGCACCACGACCCGCAGCGGGCTGGCTTTCAACCTGGGCGTGGGTGCCCGCATCCCCCTGAGCGAGACCTGGACCTTCAAGGCGGGCGCGGACGTGGTCCTGAGCAAGATCCAGGACATCGAGGACAACACGGGCGCCGTGATCCACTACGCCCCCAAAGCCCATGGCATGCGTCTGCAGGTGGGACTCGTTCACTACTTTGAGTCCCTGTTCTAGACGCCTCGCATGCGCCGATTCCAGGGCCGGCATCCGGGGATGTCGGCCCTTTTTCATTCCAATCCCGGGAGCGGCAGATGATCCTCTCCGCGCGCTGGCTGCGGTTCCGCGCTGGCGCTTTCCGGCGCCTGTCCCTTGTGCTGGCCCTGGTTCTGCTGACGGCGGGCTGCGGGAAGCCCAAGGCCCCGGCGGGCGACTGGCCGCTGGGCTTCCACCTGGACATGCCGGCCGCCTTCCAGGCCACCAGCCTGGTGCGGCCCAACGGGGAGGCCACGCTCTACCTGCTGAGCGGCGACGAACCCGATCTGGCCCGCCTGACCGTGCGCAAGCGCTTGCGGCGGCTGGAACTGCTGGATCATCTGGCCGAGGAACTGGATCTGGGCGGCACGCCGCTTCTGCTGGAGGAGGGCGAGACCTTCGACGTGAAGGCCGTGAATGCCGAGGGCTTGGGCCGCACGCTGCTGATCCAGCCCTTTCCATTGATGGACAGCACGCTCGTGCTGCTCTACGACGTGCGCGTCTTCAACCGCGGCGCTTTCGCCTGGACCTTCATCTGGCAGCAGGAGCCGGCGGACAGCGCGGGCTACCGGGACTATCAGACCCGGCTGCAGGGCCTGATCTTCCAGGAGGACTCCGCCGAACTGCCGGAGGCCGAGCCAGCCGAGGAGTCGGACAGCCTGGACGCGCCCGCGGGAGCCACGCCCTGATGGCTCGCGTGCTGGGACTGGATTACGGGACCGTGCGGGTGGGCGTGGCCGTGGGCGACGAGCAGGTCGGGCTGGCCCGGCCGCTGGTGACCCTGGAGGCGCGCGCGGGTCTGCTGCAGCGGCTGCGTGAACTCGTGCAGCGCGAGGGCGTGAGCCGCATCGTGTTGGGCCGGCCGCTGCGGGCCCGGGGCGAACCCGGCACGCTGGACGGGGAGATCCTGCACCTGGCGGACGTGCTGCGTCGCGAGGGTCTGGAGGTCGTCTTCCAGGACGAAGGCGGCAGCAGCCAGCGGGCCGCCGAACTGCTGCGCGTCAACCAGTCCCGGCGCGGCGTGCGCGGCGCCCGGGACACTCGGCGCAGCCGCCAGGACGGCGAACTCGACCGCACGGCCGCGGCCCTGCTGCTGCAGGAATACCTGGATTCCCTGGCGGATCCGGCCGGGCTGCCGGAAGGCGGCGCCGCGTGAACCTCCGCAATCTGTGGCTTCGGCACTGGCCTTCCCTGGCCTGCGGCCTGCTGGCGGCCCTGGCCTTTCCCCCCTCGCCCGCCTGGATCCTGGCTTTCCTGGCGCTGCCCCTCCTGTTCCGACGCTTCGAAGAGGGCGGCGGCTTCGGCGCGGCCTTCCTGGCGGGGCTGGTGTATCACAGCCTGGTGGTCCACTGGATCGGTCTGAACTCCGACCCGCCACCCCTCTTGGCCCGGCTGAGCGCCGCGGGGGCCGTGGTCTGGCTCTCCCTGCTCTGGGGCCTCTGCGGCTGGATCCTGCTCCGCCTGCTGCGGCGGCTGGGCCCCGCGGCCCTCTGGGTCTTCGGTCCGCTGCTGGTCAGCGTGGACTGGCTGGTGGAAGGCACGGAGATGGGCTTTCCCTGGACCCTGCTGGGCGCCACCCAGGTGGACAATCCGCTGCTCCGGCCGCTGGCGGCGCTGGGTGGCATGCACGCCATGACCCTGGCTCTCGTGCTGGGGGCCACGCTGCTCTACCGGCTGCTGGGATCCCACGGGCGCGCGCGCGGCGCCTGGCTGGGGCTGGCGCTCTGGCTGGCGCTGGTGCCGCTGCTGGGCCGGCTGTCCCAACTGGGGACCCAGGAGCGCGGCGGCGAGCTGGCCGTGCTGCTCGTGCAGGGCGACGTGGACCCGGAGGAGAAATGGGAACTCCCCTGGGTGGACACGGTGCTCAAGCACCTGGACCTGACCCGCCAGGCCCTGGAGGCCGGCGCGCGGCCGGAACTGGTGATCTGGCCGGAGACGGCCGTGCCCACCAAGCTGCGGCGGCGTCCGCAACTGGTGGAGCTGCTGGCCGAGTTCTGCCGCGAGAACCACCTGGCCCTGCTGACCGGCGCCAACGACGACGAGCCCGGGCTGGCCGCCGATCGTCGGCCCTACAACGGCAGCTTCCTGATCACGGAGGCCGGCATCGTGGACCAGTACCACAAGGTGCGGCTGGTGCCCTTCGGCGAGCGGGTGCCCGGCCAGCGCTTCCTGCCCGGCCTGGGCGAAATCAACATGGGTCAGGCCGAGTTCGCCCCGGGCCTGCGCCAAGAGGCCGGCCGCCTGCCGCGCGCCGGCGGGGACAGCCTGCGCTTCGGCTGGAGCATCTGCTTCGAGGGCAACTTCGCCTCCCTGGCCCGCCGGATGGTGCGGGACGGCGCGCAGCTGCTCACCAACCAGACCAACGACGCCTGGTTCGGCACCAGCCTCGAGTTGGACCAGCACCTGGCCATCGCCCGCCTGCGCGCCGTGGAGACCGGCCGCTGGCTGGTGCGGGCCTGCAACAACGGCTACAGCGCCGCCGTGGACCCGACCGGCCGCGTGGTGCGCCAGCTGCCCAAGGGCGAGCTGGGCACGCTGTCAGTGCGCATTCCGCTGATTACGGGGGAGACCTTCTTCACCCGCGCCGGCGACCTGCTGCCCCGACTCTGTCTGCTGCTGGCCTCGTGGGCCGTGCTGCTGGCGCTGTTCATCCGGCCCGGACGCTCCCGGTGAAGGCCGCGCTGTTCACAGCGGGCCTGCTGTTTACAGCGGGCCTGCTGCTGGCCGTGGGCTTGGCGCACGCGGAGGACCGCTGGCTGCCGGCCGCGCCCGCCCGGGTGCGCGCCCTGGGCGGCTGTTTCGCCGCGCTCAGCACGCCGGACGACGCCCACCTCTTCAATCCCGCCGGACTGGCCCAGCTGGGACGACGCCCGGGCTTCAAGCTGGCCCTGGACGGTTCCGCCGCCTGGATCCGGCCGCGGGCGCAGGCGGACGACTGGGACTGGGCACCGCTGCTGCCCGCCCTGCTGCCCGTGCGCCGGCTGGAGTGGCGGGGCCGGCACCTGAGCCTGGCCCTGACTCCGGCGGAGTGGCATCCCGGCGCGACGGATTCCCTGGCCCGGAGCTACGACGTGGCCCGGCCGCCCTCGGGCGAATTGACCCCCTCCCTCACGGTGGCGCTGGCCCTGGATCAGCGCGTGCGGCTGGGCGTCGCGGCCACGGGCCTGCTGGACGCCGGGCACGACCGGCGCCGGGTGGGCGTGGCCTACGGCGCGGTCATCCGCGCCAATCGGATCATGGACGTGGGGGCCCAGGCCCTCTATCAGCCCGTGGGCGCCCTGGAGACCCGCAGCGCCCTGGACCAGCTGGGCGACGGCAGCATCAACGTGGGCCTGGCCTGCTATCCCTGGGGTCGCGACGAGGGCGGGCGCCGGGGTCCGGCGCTGCTGGCCCTGGACGTGCGCAACGTCACCCAGGAGAGCAGCCTGGCCGGCCGGCAGGAGCTGCATCTGGGCGTGGAAGGCCGCCTGCCCGCGGGGCTGGACCTGCGGGGCGGCGTCTACTGGCCCAACCGCGGCACGGACAGCCAGGGCTTCCCCTGCGTGGGCGGCGGACTGGGCTGGGCGCTGGACCTGCCGCTGGGCGGCCTCCAGGTCGACGTGGCCTGGCTGCAGGATCCCGCCCGGCGCGCGGACCACATCTGGACGGGCGGGCTGCGATGGCCGCGCTGAATCCCCAGCATCGGGCCGCGGGTTGGATTGCTACCTTCGCTGCAGGTTTGCGGGCGGCTGTGCCCGCCTGGGAAGCGGACAGCCTGCTGCGCGCGCCCCTGCCGACGACGGACAGTCTGGCGGTCGCCGACAGCCTGTCCCGGGGCGCCGCCGGTCTGGCGCTGGATCTGCTGCTGATCCTGGCCGGCGCCCTGCTGCTGGCCCTGCTGTTTCACCGACGATCTTCGTGAGGAGTGTTTGATGTTCAAATCCTGCCGCCTCCTGCTGCTGCCGGGCTTCCTGCTGGTCTTCATCGCCTGCAGCCAGCAGCCCCGCGAGCTGGATCCCGTGGACCAGGTCATGGCGCGGGCCATGCGCTCCTTCGAGAAGGGCCGCTTCGTGGACGCGCTGGACCGCTTCACGCGGATGAGCCTGAACTACGCCGGCAGCTCGCTGATGGACTCCGTGCGCTACATGGAGGCCGAGTGCCAGTACCAGTTGAACGAGTACCTGCTGGCGGCGGACCTCTACCAGGAGCTGATCACGCGCTATCCCACCAGCCCGCTGGTGGACGAGGCCCGGCTGCGCACGGCGGACTGCTGGTTCGAGCTCTCCCCGCACTACGCCCTGGACCAGACCTACACCATCCGCGCCATCGACGAGTACCAGGGTCTGCTGGACGACTACGCCGACAGCCCCCACCGCGCCTTGGCCGAGGAGCGCATCTCGGCCTGCCGCCACAAGCTGGCGCTCAAGGATCTGCGCAGCGCCGAGCTCTACGTGCGGATGGAGCAGTGGCCGGCCGCGCTGCTCTACCTCAACGACGTGCTGGAGACCTGGTATGACCAGCCCGACGTGATGGAGCGCGCGCTCTACTTCAAGGGGATCACCCAGCTGCGCATGAAGCGGCTGGCCGACGCCCGCGCCTCGCTGGAGGAATACCTGGCGACCTGGCCCGACGGCGAGCACGCCGCGGCGGTCCGCCAGGAACTGTCCAACCTGCAGTAGCCGGAGCGGCTGTGTCACGGATCATCGTCTTCGGCGGGACCTTCGACCCCGTGCACGCGGGGCACCTGGCCCTGGCCGAATTCGCCCAGGAGGAGACCGGGGCGCCCTGCGTCCTGCTGCTGCCCGCCGCCCGCAGTCCGCTGCGGGATGAGGCCGGCGCCAGCTTCGGGCAGCGCGTGGCCATGCTGCGGCTGGCCACGGCGGACACGGACTTCGTGGTGGACGAGCGCGAGGGCCTGCGGCCCGCGCCCAGCTACACGGTGGACACGCTGGAAGAGCTGCACGCGGAGCTGGCCCGACCGCTGGCCCTGCTCATCGGCGGCGACCAGCTGGCCCGCTTCCGCGAGTGGCGGAACTGGGAGCGCATCCTGGAGCTGGCCGAACTGCTGGTGGTGAACCGGCCGGGCTGGACCTGCCCGCCGGACGCCGTGCCCCACCGGGCGCTGAGCTGGCCGGGGATGGAGCTGTCCGCCAGCTGGCTGCGCCAGCGCCTGGCCGCCGGCCGGCGCTGCCGTCACCTGTTGCCGCCCGGCGTGGGCGAATACATCGAACGGGAAGGATGCTACCGGTGAAGCGACCCCTGGCCCTGTGTGCGACGATCCTCCTGGCCCTGGCCCTCTCCCTGGGGGCGGCGGAGCCGTGGAGCGGCCGGCCGCTGGAGCCGGGCGCCGGGCGGCCGGGCACCCCGTCGCGGCAGACCGACGAGGGCCCCTTCCTGCAGGTGGGGCTGGACGGCCCGCCGGCCTGGTACTGGCCCGATCTGCCCGGCACGGAGGTGACCTACCGCGTGGCCCTGGAAGTCCCGGACGGCCGGGCGCTGCACGGGCTGCTGGTGGGTCTGGCGGGCTCGCGCCACGACTCGCTGACCATGACCATGCTGCAGCTGATCGTGCGCAACCCGGCGGGGCAGGCCCTGCTGGACAGCGCGCAGATCTTCCTGCGCGGCTCGGAGGATCTGGACACCCTGCTGCTGGGCGCCGACCTGTCCCTTGACGGCCTGGACACGGTGCTGGTGGATCTGGTGCGCGCCCAGCCCTGGAGTCCCGTCTGGGTCACGGCGGACGACGACTGCCTGCCGGGCAACCGCTCCTGGATCCGGGTGCCCGCCCTCTCCGCCGACTTCCAGCCCCTGGAGCGCGACCTCAACGTCCGGCTGCTCTTCCAGCGGCCGGAGGCGGACCTGAACCCACCGGCCCTGCACGCGCCGCGCGAGCTGAGCTGCCATCCCTCCCGGAACAGCCTGCCGCTGCGCGTGCGCGTCCGCGAGGAGAGCGGCGTGGACACCGTCCGGGTGCTGTCCCCGCTCCTGCCCGGCGGTGAGCTGGGCCTGAGCCGGCTGGGCCGCTCCGGCATCGACGCGGATTGGGAGGAGTGGGGCGCCGGGCTGCCCGCCTCCCTCCTGCTGGCCGACGGCCTGGCCCAGGAACTGCAGCTGCGGGCGCGGGATCTGGCGGGCAACGAGACGCTGCAATCCCTGTGGTTGCGGCCGGACGAGGCCTGGACCTGGGATGCCGGAACCGGCCGCGCGGACCAGAGCTGGCAACCGGGCTGGCCCATCGCCCCGGGCAGCGTGCTGGCCGTGCCCGTGGAGCTGGGCGCCGCCGCCCAGGCCCACGGTCTCACCGCCATGGTGGTCACGGGCGCGCGCGTGCACGTGCGCGGCTTCGATCACGAGCCGCCCGCGGCGGATTCCCTGCGCCTGCGGCTGGTGGTGGCGGAGGGCGCGGCGCCGCCCCTGCCCGGCAGCGGCGGGTGGGACGAGTTGGCTCCACTGCAGACGGTGGGCTGGACAGGCGCCTGCCCGGGCGGGCTGGAGGCCCGTTTCCAGCTGAACGAGATCGGCGTCGGCCAGGGCCAGCGGGTCTGGCTGCTGCTGGACTACTCCCACGTCTCACAAGTGCTGCTGCCCACGGCCCCGCTGTTGGAGTGGTTCGCCCCCGGCGAGACGGCCGCGGAGCTGGACGTGGGCGCCTGTTCCTGGACCTACCGGCCGCTGGAGAACAGCTGGGCCCGGATCCCCGCCGGCCGCCTGCGCGTGGACGCGCTGCTGGAGCCGCTGGACTGCGACCGCGGCCTGCCCTTCGTGGCGGACTTCGACGCCACCTTCCCGGACCTCGAGTGCTGGACGCGCACGGACCTGGGCACGGCCACGGATCCGGGCTGGCAGAGCTCGGCCGTGGCGGAAGCCAACGGCAGCTCGGTGGGCAGCCACTGCTTCTTTCCCGATCCGGCGGGGACCTTCGTTCCGCCCGGCCTGCAGACGGACCCCGCCGGCCTGACCCGCGGCGAGTTCCTGTTCGTCAACTCGGATCTGCAGGGCGATGCCCAGATCCAGACGGACAGCCTGTTCACACCCTGGCTGATCTATTCCAGCGGCGCCGTCCTGGGATTCTCCACGCTGGCGGGCGGCGCGGGCGGCGACATGTGCCGCGTGCTGCTGCAGACGCGCAGCGGGGACCAGGAGGAACCGTGGTCCGAACTGCTGTCGGATGACGTGGCGACGGACTCGCTCTACGTGCCCGGCACGGTCAGTTTCTGCGGGGTGCCCCACGGCCTGTGGACCCGGGTGGAGCGCGAACTGGCGCCGACGGGCACGGGCGGCGAACTGCGCCTCTGCTTCGCGTATCACGGCAACTACGGCAACGGCTGGTCCCTGGACAGCATCCGCGTGGACCCGGCACCGCCCGCGTCCGGCCCCTTCGACGGGCCACCCATGAAATCGGCGGAGCTGGGGCGGATCCATCCCAACCCCTTCAACCCCGAGACCGTGATTCCCTACCGCCTGCGCGAACCCGGCGCCGTGCGGCTGGAGGTCTACAACATCCGCGGCCAGCGCGTGGCCGTGCTGCTGGACGAAGCCTTCCGCCGCGCCGGCGAGTACCGCGCCGTCTTCCGTCCCGGCCAGCTGGCCAGCGGCGTCTACCTGGCGCGCCTGGAGGCGGCGGGAGTGGTGGACGTGCGCCGGCTGGTCTATCTGAAATGAGCGACAGCGTGCCCATCCTGCATCTGAAACGGGACATGGAACGCCGCGTGCGCGGCGGCCATCCGTGGATCTTCTCCAATGAAATCGCCCAATTGCCCGCGGGCCTCGTCCCCGGTGACCTGGTGGAAGTGCGCGACCAGAAGGAACGCCCGCTGGGGCAGGGCTTCTGGAGCCGCGGCAGCCTGATCGCCGTGCGCATGACGGGCCCCGGCGGCGGCGAGCCCGGCAGCGTGGACTGGTTCCGCGAGCGCATCCGGCGCGCCGCGGCCCGCCGCGCGCACCTGGATCGAGACACCTGCCGCATCGTGTTCGCGGAATCCGACGACCTGCCCGGGCTGATCGTGGACCGCTATGGCGACGTGCTGAGCGTGCAGTGTCTCACGCAGGGCCTGGAGCGCCGCCGGGGCGAGCTGGCCGCGGCGCTGGGCGAATTGTTCGCGCCACGCGCCCTGCACTTCGACGGGAGCTCGGCCTTCCGCGAGCTGGAAGGATTGCCGCGCAGCCGCGAGTGGTGGACGCCCGCCGGCACGGGCTGGAACGTCACGCCCGCCGAGGAGCTGGACGCGAGCGCCCTGCAACCGGTGGAGCTGGACGGCCTGCGCCTGGAGCTGGATTTCCGCTCCGTGCAGAAGGGCGGGCTCTTCCTGGATCAGGTGGAGAACTGGAGCCGCGCCGCGGCGCTGGGCCGGGGCGGAGCCGTGCTGGACATCTGCTGCTACCACGGCGGCTGGGGCCTGCAGGCCGCCCGCGCCGGGGCCACACGCGTGGACTTCATCGACCGCAGCGCGAGCGCGCTGGACCGCGTGACCCGCAACCTGGAGCTGAACGAGCTGGCCGATCTGCCCGGCGAGCGCATTTGCGCCCCGGCCCTGGACGGCATCCGCAGCCTCTTGCGCCACAGCCGGCGCTACCGGCTGGTGGTGGTGGATCCGCCGGCCTTCATCAAGAGCAAGCGTCACTTCGCCGAGGGTCGGCAGGGCTATATCGACCTGAACCGGATGGCCATGGCCCTGGTGGAGGACGGCGGCTTCCTGGCCTCCTGCTCCTGCAGCCACCAGATGGGCGTGGACAATTTCCGCGAGGTGCTGCGCCTGGCGGCCGGGCGGGCGGGCTGCCGCCTGCGCATCCTGGGCCAGCTGGGCCAGGGCCAGGATCATCCGCAACTGCCCCAGGTGCTGGAGACCGGCTATCTGAAGGGCTTCCTCCTGCAGGTGGAGCGGGAGGCCCATGCCTGAGCTGCCCGGCGCGACCCTGTTCACCGACGGCGCCTGCTCGGGCAACCCCGGCCCCGGCGGCTGGGCCTGCCTGATCCGCTCGGCGGAGGGCGAGCTGGAGCTGAGCGGCGGCGAGACCGCCACCACCAACAACCGGATGGAGATGCTGGCCGCGCTGCGCGGCCTGGAGGAGTTGTCGGAGCCCAGCCGCGTGGAGCTGTGGACGGACAGCCAGTATCTGCGCAACGGCATTACCAGCTGGATCCACGGCTGGATGCGCAAGGGCTGGCGGACCTCGTCCGGCGAGCCGGTGAAGAACGAGGATCTCTGGCGCGCCCTCTGGGATCAAACCCAGTTTCACGAAGTCGACTGGCGCTGGGTGCGGGGGCATGCTGGAAATGCCGATAACGAGCGCTGCGACCGCCTGGCCGTGGCCGCCGTGGCCCGGGCCCGGCGGGGTGTGACGGCCCTGCAGCGTGGAACTGGAACGGGAAACCCGCCCATGAAGAACGATGCACCGAGCATGACGGCAGTGGCCCCCGTGGCCCGGACCCGGAAAAGTGCGCCTACCAAAGGCGCGACCCCTGTCCCGGCACCCGTCCCCGATCTGTTCGATGGGGAGCGCACGGCCGAGAAGGGTCGCAACCTGGAACTCAAGCTGCCCTGCCAGGCCCTGGACGAGGTCAAACGCCGGGCCGGCACCCTGGGCGGCAAGCTGGACGGGCGTCTCACCCAGGACGACCAGTTCTACACCTGCGCCGACGGCACGCGGCTCAAGTTGCGCCGGGAGATCCGCCACCTGCCGGACGGCCAGGCCCTGCCCCATGCGGAGCTGATCCGCTACTTGCGCGAGGACACCGGTGACGCCCGCGTCTCCGATTACGAGCGCACGCCCGTGGCCGATCCCGACGCCCTGCACGCGGAGCTGAGCCGCGTCCACGGGCTGGGTCCGCACGTGCGCAAGGGTCGCGAACTGGTGCTGCTGGGCCGCACGCGCCTGCACCTGGACGCCGTGGCCGGTCTGGGCACCTTCGTGGAATTGGAATTGGTGCTGCGCGAGGGCGAAGAGCCCGCCGCGGCCCGGGCGGAGTTGGAGCGGATCATCCGCGGCCTGGGCCTCTACGGTGTGCCGGCCGAGCCGCGCGCCTACGCCGACCTGCTGCGGGACAAACTGGGGCGGTAGCTCCCCTCAGATCATCAACACAGAGACACAGAGACGCAGAGACACGGAGTTGTGGGGTTTTCTGCCGCCGTTGTGTCCCCGCGTTCAACAAGTGTCCACCTCAATTCCCTTGTCCATACCAGTCGACCCGCCGGGTGAAGTACATGGCCGCGGCCAGCACGGCCAGCAGACCCAGGCTCCCCATCAGCAGCGCGTAGTCCTCCAGCTGCAGCACGAGGTAGAGGTAGCCGTGCAGCGTGGCCAGCAGGGCGCCCACGATCCACATGAAGCCCGTGCCGCCCACGGCAGCGCGCGAGTAGCCGGCCACCAGGACCGTGATACAACCCGCCGCGAGCAGGTAGGCCAGACCGAACGCGAGGTGTTCGCCCAGCGCCAGCAGCAGCAGGTAGAAGAGCAGCGTGGCCAGGCCCACCAGCAGGTACTGGATGGGATGGACGCTGCGCCGGCTGGTGGTCTCCGTCAGGAAGAAGGCGGCGAAGGTGAACACCAGGAAGAGCACGGCGTACTTGGCCACGCGCGTCGCCTGCTGGTAGACGTCCTTGGCGTCGTAGAGGCGCACGCCGAAGGCCGCGTTGGCCAGTTCCGCGTTGGGGGCCTGTAGCACCTGGGGAAAGTTGCGGTTCAGGTCCAGCACCTGCCAGCGGGCCGTGAAGCCGGCCTTGTCGATCTGCGACTCGGCGGGCAGGAAGCCGCCGCTGAAACTGGGATCGGGCCACGGCGCGCCCAGCGTCAGGCGCGTGGTGCGGCCAACGGGGCTGACCAGCAGCTCTTCGCTGCCGTTGAGTTCGAGCTTGAGCAAGAAGCTGTCCTGGCCCGCGCCGCCCGGCGGCAGCAGGGCCCGCACGCCGGAGGCCGCCAGGCCCGGACCGCTGAGTCCAGGATCCACGCGACAGTCCTGGCCGTTGTAGCGGGCCTCGATCCGCTCGGCCACGCCGCCCAGATCCGAGATTCCCAGCTCCAGCACGGCTTCCTTCCACAGCACGTCTTCGGGTGCCACGCCGGGCAGCACCAGCTCGGCGGGATCGAAGCGGCCCGCCAGCTCCAAACTGGCCCGGTAGAAGACGGCCTCGAACAAGCCGCGCCGCCGGCGCTCGGGGGCCAGCTGGCCCTGCACGTTCAGCTCGCTGGGCAGCAGGTGGACGATCCGCCGCGTGACCGCGGTCTGCCCCGGCACCCGCTGCAGCACGGGGATGGCCAGCGCGGGCCCGATGATGGTCTGGCGGTCGCCCCACTTGGCCCGCATCTCCAGCAGCGCCTCGTCCCGGCGCTGGCTGCGCTCGCGGACCAGTTCGCCCAACATAGTGGCGGGAATCAGCAGGAGCAGGATGAGCGCGCC encodes:
- a CDS encoding class I SAM-dependent rRNA methyltransferase; translation: MPILHLKRDMERRVRGGHPWIFSNEIAQLPAGLVPGDLVEVRDQKERPLGQGFWSRGSLIAVRMTGPGGGEPGSVDWFRERIRRAAARRAHLDRDTCRIVFAESDDLPGLIVDRYGDVLSVQCLTQGLERRRGELAAALGELFAPRALHFDGSSAFRELEGLPRSREWWTPAGTGWNVTPAEELDASALQPVELDGLRLELDFRSVQKGGLFLDQVENWSRAAALGRGGAVLDICCYHGGWGLQAARAGATRVDFIDRSASALDRVTRNLELNELADLPGERICAPALDGIRSLLRHSRRYRLVVVDPPAFIKSKRHFAEGRQGYIDLNRMAMALVEDGGFLASCSCSHQMGVDNFREVLRLAAGRAGCRLRILGQLGQGQDHPQLPQVLETGYLKGFLLQVEREAHA
- a CDS encoding outer membrane beta-barrel protein; this translates as MRNLLLGLVCASSLLGGTAQAATNDIIELGVGIRYLFDSGFYKADNKDVDYDTDVFPLVGDQAMGFGLNTALGHRFDSRKGPFEVLIKYNYSTSPADDKSVDFTTSAGSFTANVEGSLDQHDLLLAFRLPATLMPLPVLNSKYLYYDLGMGVSTLSYDYELKSLGVTLAEGTTTRSGLAFNLGVGARIPLSETWTFKAGADVVLSKIQDIEDNTGAVIHYAPKAHGMRLQVGLVHYFESLF
- the lnt gene encoding apolipoprotein N-acyltransferase encodes the protein MNLRNLWLRHWPSLACGLLAALAFPPSPAWILAFLALPLLFRRFEEGGGFGAAFLAGLVYHSLVVHWIGLNSDPPPLLARLSAAGAVVWLSLLWGLCGWILLRLLRRLGPAALWVFGPLLVSVDWLVEGTEMGFPWTLLGATQVDNPLLRPLAALGGMHAMTLALVLGATLLYRLLGSHGRARGAWLGLALWLALVPLLGRLSQLGTQERGGELAVLLVQGDVDPEEKWELPWVDTVLKHLDLTRQALEAGARPELVIWPETAVPTKLRRRPQLVELLAEFCRENHLALLTGANDDEPGLAADRRPYNGSFLITEAGIVDQYHKVRLVPFGERVPGQRFLPGLGEINMGQAEFAPGLRQEAGRLPRAGGDSLRFGWSICFEGNFASLARRMVRDGAQLLTNQTNDAWFGTSLELDQHLAIARLRAVETGRWLVRACNNGYSAAVDPTGRVVRQLPKGELGTLSVRIPLITGETFFTRAGDLLPRLCLLLASWAVLLALFIRPGRSR
- the nadD gene encoding nicotinate (nicotinamide) nucleotide adenylyltransferase gives rise to the protein MSRIIVFGGTFDPVHAGHLALAEFAQEETGAPCVLLLPAARSPLRDEAGASFGQRVAMLRLATADTDFVVDEREGLRPAPSYTVDTLEELHAELARPLALLIGGDQLARFREWRNWERILELAELLVVNRPGWTCPPDAVPHRALSWPGMELSASWLRQRLAAGRRCRHLLPPGVGEYIEREGCYR
- the ruvX gene encoding Holliday junction resolvase RuvX gives rise to the protein MARVLGLDYGTVRVGVAVGDEQVGLARPLVTLEARAGLLQRLRELVQREGVSRIVLGRPLRARGEPGTLDGEILHLADVLRREGLEVVFQDEGGSSQRAAELLRVNQSRRGVRGARDTRRSRQDGELDRTAAALLLQEYLDSLADPAGLPEGGAA
- a CDS encoding T9SS type A sorting domain-containing protein, with translation MKRPLALCATILLALALSLGAAEPWSGRPLEPGAGRPGTPSRQTDEGPFLQVGLDGPPAWYWPDLPGTEVTYRVALEVPDGRALHGLLVGLAGSRHDSLTMTMLQLIVRNPAGQALLDSAQIFLRGSEDLDTLLLGADLSLDGLDTVLVDLVRAQPWSPVWVTADDDCLPGNRSWIRVPALSADFQPLERDLNVRLLFQRPEADLNPPALHAPRELSCHPSRNSLPLRVRVREESGVDTVRVLSPLLPGGELGLSRLGRSGIDADWEEWGAGLPASLLLADGLAQELQLRARDLAGNETLQSLWLRPDEAWTWDAGTGRADQSWQPGWPIAPGSVLAVPVELGAAAQAHGLTAMVVTGARVHVRGFDHEPPAADSLRLRLVVAEGAAPPLPGSGGWDELAPLQTVGWTGACPGGLEARFQLNEIGVGQGQRVWLLLDYSHVSQVLLPTAPLLEWFAPGETAAELDVGACSWTYRPLENSWARIPAGRLRVDALLEPLDCDRGLPFVADFDATFPDLECWTRTDLGTATDPGWQSSAVAEANGSSVGSHCFFPDPAGTFVPPGLQTDPAGLTRGEFLFVNSDLQGDAQIQTDSLFTPWLIYSSGAVLGFSTLAGGAGGDMCRVLLQTRSGDQEEPWSELLSDDVATDSLYVPGTVSFCGVPHGLWTRVERELAPTGTGGELRLCFAYHGNYGNGWSLDSIRVDPAPPASGPFDGPPMKSAELGRIHPNPFNPETVIPYRLREPGAVRLEVYNIRGQRVAVLLDEAFRRAGEYRAVFRPGQLASGVYLARLEAAGVVDVRRLVYLK
- the bamD gene encoding outer membrane protein assembly factor BamD encodes the protein MFKSCRLLLLPGFLLVFIACSQQPRELDPVDQVMARAMRSFEKGRFVDALDRFTRMSLNYAGSSLMDSVRYMEAECQYQLNEYLLAADLYQELITRYPTSPLVDEARLRTADCWFELSPHYALDQTYTIRAIDEYQGLLDDYADSPHRALAEERISACRHKLALKDLRSAELYVRMEQWPAALLYLNDVLETWYDQPDVMERALYFKGITQLRMKRLADARASLEEYLATWPDGEHAAAVRQELSNLQ